One region of Cucurbita pepo subsp. pepo cultivar mu-cu-16 chromosome LG03, ASM280686v2, whole genome shotgun sequence genomic DNA includes:
- the LOC111791237 gene encoding E3 ubiquitin-protein ligase PUB23-like — translation MERFADTNLRSSMDSDFPPLFRCPISMELMEDPVTISTGVTYERKSIEKWLFTYNKRTCPATMQTVAVGENDFVMTPNLTLKRVILAWKINESSSSPATAIDQVQSLLATVESSPFKVSSLRKLRSMIEMRDEVKSEFIRLNGIGIVVNVVVQILIDCSDFSTLEACEEALGVLSQFPISNEDKLFDEMSKREELMKSVAIVLQRGSAEGRFYAVKILRNIAKNTNYNWGFVMEEQGIDLFKPLLELVSDEFPTKSSSCALDVMIEILASSKRSRVKAIEAGAVWILIELLPESSRSKCERMLQILQSLCECAEGRLALVEHGMGIAAVTKKILNVSNVATKIGVKILLWISSFHPKERVVEEMMACGAVKKLLMILHMAGGGVGGGGRSSTKEKVIKILKMHGSSWRRSPCFPCELKYYLKLVNDD, via the coding sequence ATGGAGCGTTTTGCAGATACAAACCTTCGATCATCAATGGATTCCGATTTTCCTCCTCTTTTCCGATGCCCCATTTCCATGGAGCTCATGGAAGATCCCGTTACGATCTCCACCGGCGTCACCTACGAGAGAAAGAGCATCGAAAAATGGCTCTTCACTTACAACAAAAGAACGTGTCCGGCGACGATGCAGACCGTCGCCGTCGGCGAGAATGACTTCGTCATGACTCCTAATCTCACGCTCAAACGCGTCATACTCGCTTGGAAAATCAACGAGTCTTCCTCGTCGCCGGCGACGGCGATCGATCAAGTCCAATCGCTTCTTGCCACTGTTGAGTCTTCTCCGTTTAAGGTGAGTTCGTTGAGGAAATTGCGATCGATGATCGAAATGAGAGATGAGGTGAAATCGGAATTTATTCGATTGAATGGGATAGGGATTGTTGTAAATGTTGTGGTTCAAATTCTCATTGATTGTTCTGATTTCTCGACGTTGGAGGCCTGTGAGGAGGCTTTGGGAGTTCTGTCTCAGTTTCCAATTTCAAATGAAGACAAACTGTTCGACGAAATGTCTAAGAGAGAAGAATTGATGAAATCCGTAGCTATTGTTTTACAAAGGGGGAGTGCAGAAGGGCGTTTTTACGCCGTGAAAATCCTCAGAAATATTGCCAAAAACACCAATTACAATTGGGGATTTGTTATGGAAGAACAGGGGATTGATCTCTTCAAGCCATTGTTGGAGCTTGTATCAGACGAATTTCCCACGAAGTCAAGCTCGTGTGCATTGGATGTAATGATAGAAATTCTAGCATCATCGAAGAGGAGCCGAGTAAAGGCGATCGAGGCCGGTGCCGTGTGGATCCTGATCGAGCTCTTACCGGAATCAAGCCGATCGAAATGCGAGAGAATGCTGCAGATTCTGCAGAGTTTATGTGAATGTGCAGAGGGGAGATTGGCTTTGGTGGAACATGGGATGGGAATAGCGGCTGTGACTAAGAAGATCTTGAACGTTTCAAATGTAGCAACAAAAATTGGGGTCAAGATTTTGCTTTGGATTAGTAGTTTTCACCCCAAGGAGAGGGTTGTGGAGGAGATGATGGCTTGTGGGGCAGTGAAGAAGCTGCTGATGATACTTCACATGGCCGGCGGAGGTGTCGGTGGCGGTGGCCGGAGTTCAACAAAGGAGAAGGTGATCAAGATTTTGAAGATGCATGGGAGTTCATGGAGGCGTAGCCCTTGTTTTCCTTGTGAGTTGAAGTATTATTTGAAGCTTGTGAATGATGATTGA